A region of the Yarrowia lipolytica chromosome 1C, complete sequence genome:
AAAATGCGGGTCTGGGCGTTGATTTTGGTTTATAATGTTTCTCGCGTCTTCTGGGGAGTTTTTTTGAGTCGTTTACTTGGGTTCTGGGGCGTCCTGGTGACGTGTATCTGCTGTTACGAATGCACTAACAAATCCAACTAAAGGCTAACTAATGGCGATCTTCGTTCCAAGTACGAGTCATGACCGGGGTTCGAATTGTCAGGTCGTGCAGACCGGCAttgaagagaaaaaaatcataaaagcaacttgtactgtactgtacaattGCATGAGCGGTGTCAGAATCGCATCAACACGCCAGAATCGCACCAACATGGGTAACGGAGAGAGCCGGATCGCCCCGGAGATTGTAGCAGAATACGCATCTCTGAAAGCCGCTCAGGAACAACTGATGGAGGCAAGTAAGCAGCTGAACCAACAGATCGACGAGGCCTACGAGGCCATCGTGCCACAGTTGCCGGACCCTGTCTCCAGGGACGAGTGCGTTTCCGCCATGAATCGGCtcattgaggaggacagGCGATTTTATGGAAAATGGGCTTCCAACAAGCAGCATCTGGCGGTGCAATTGCAGGGTCATGCCGAACGACTAGCGGCTTTCGAGAGACACTTTCATGAGCACAAATTGGAGTCACAGTACAGAGCACCGGTGGAATTTTGGATGCGGCAGACTCGTCGTGAAACATATACCTGGAGAGAGCGACACAAGCCGGTGGACCGCGCCCTCAAGCTGCAACTGGCGGTTCAGAGCTTGGTCGATAATCAGGATGAGGACATGAGACAGTGGTATCTGGCAGAATGCATGCCTTTTGGGAGTCATCTCGACAAGAAACCGAGCTCGAAGCCTGGGGTAGTCGTTGAAACCAAGGAATCATGCCTTCCATTGGAAATAGCCTCTCTAATCTACGCCAATTGCGACCTTGAGTCGTGCTTGGAGCTCAGACAGGCCAACTCGTTTTGGTACAAGGCTTTCAAGCAATCGGATGAcgttcttgagaatgttTTGGCAGCTCGATACCCGTGGTTCAGACTGGAGGGCGACCTTGAAACCTGGGGGGATTGCATGTTGGTTTTTGTGAAGCGTCTGGCAACGTGGAATACTGCAGAGAACTTCTCCGATATTCAACTTGTACGCACGGAGCCAACACCCCAACGTTTCATTACAGCGACTACTCTGGGGTTTGGTGAAAAGCCTCCGAGTGGCTTTTCTACGATACAAACCCATAATTCCGCCTGTCTCTCTTACAATTGTGGAAAGTTACATCTGAGCCATAGATCTAGCTATGCTGTTATGGACGCTTGCACTCTTGAGACGCGATTTGGAGACTGGGGTCGTTTTTCGGTGGTGTCCACCGTGTCCACCGATGAGGAAACAATCTTGAGAGTCGACGGTCTGGAAATCACGCTCCCAAAAACTATTCGCGAAGAAGATCTGCAGGATTGGGAGGGGCTGGAATCCCCGGTACTCGTTCGAAATCACCATATTCTGGTGAGAGCGCGAGACAtcgtcttcttgttctcacTTGAAAAACCGTTGCACTACGAGAATTCATTCATCTACGCTGGAGGCGACCCAGGCAAGGAGGTGGGACATATCCACTTTGCCAAAACTCAAGATAAGACCGTGGGTGGCCTCCACGACCCCTTTTGCGACGAATTGGTTACGGTTCCCCTGCCACTCCAACACCTGGAACCCACAGCATCTTACAAGGGGCTCATTTGGTGCCGTGAAGCAATCAGTTATACCAGTGATGTGGTTTTGGTTCCCACATTTGTGGATCTGAAAGCACCGACCAAAATATACTATCGACGCGATAGATGTCTACCAATCAGCGATCCTTGGAACTGGTTGAGACAAGCAGGCACATCAGGAAATACGCACATTGTGACCGCCATGAGTCCCCAAGGTCTCACGCTGGTAGACTTGGATGCAGAAAGTGTCACGTACGTCTTAAAGCCTGATTATGAAGCTGTGAATGCCCGTGGACGCGCTGGTCGCGAAATGCTCCTTCCTGGCTTTGATGGAAACAAGTTTCAAGTCTGGTACATTGAACATGAATCCGTCAAGCGGTACAACATGGATGTCTGGGGGATGCAAGATGAGGATCAGCTAGAAGGAATATGGGACCTTGATACACTGTGActactacagtagttcACAACCTGGTCTCATTACTACCCATCTCCACAAGCACTATTGAGGATGACTCCTGTTGAAAAATAGCAGAGACTTACTGATGAGAACTTCTGGTTGGGGATACAGACTAAGAGAAGTCGAGAATATAGCTATTGGTGATCACTAAGTTGCCCATCGGTCTGATTTGAGTTGAATCTGGACCAGCTATCGGAATAAGACAAGTTTGAAACCTCCTCAGATGACACAACCATCAGCAAGATGACCTCAGGGAGTATTACGAATACACCCATTCCTCACTGGCTCGTCCCATACCTCCAAATTGCGACTCGAGCGATGATCATCAAGCTTCACATTGAGAAGGTCTGGGGACTGGTTTCTGGGCATAACATCTGAACTTGAAAGATGAGGAAACTCGTCGGAGGAGGAAACTTGTTAGAGCAGGTAACTCGACAAATGAAGAAACTCGACATGGTTAAGTAgcattgaggaggagcaagTTCGACCAAACATGTGATCCAAGCGGCTTTGACAGAAGCAGGTGGATAGAGCGAACGGGAGACAAAGTTGAGAGACAGTTAAACGGCAGTCATTCAACCTTGGGGAAAgagactacagtatgtattgGCGGACTTGTCACGAATTGTTGAAGGAGCAAGAACATGTCTACAGGAAACCAACCCCTGGTAAAGCTAGAGAACTGTGGGGGCTACAGCCGAGAACTGTGGGGGCTACAGCCGAGAGCACTGCTATGGGGCTACAGTTGAGAACAATGCTAAGGGGCTACAGTTAAGAGCAAGGCTACTCTGGTCTCCTCAAAGGTACACATGTCCAACAATGGTCCTATTGAGTCTGTTGCCTACCATCGCCCTTTTTGGCATGCTTAGATTGGAAGGTTCACAATATCTTGTTCATACATGTCACTCTTTACTCTACATAAATATCTACTTGGTCTGGTGCTCCTTG
Encoded here:
- a CDS encoding uncharacterized protein (Compare to YALI0C11077g, weakly similar to uniprot|Q6CHR7 Yarrowia lipolytica YALI0A05929g) produces the protein MAIFVPSTSHDRGSNCQVVQTGIEEKKIIKATCTVLYNCMSGVRIASTRQNRTNMGNGESRIAPEIVAEYASLKAAQEQLMEASKQLNQQIDEAYEAIVPQLPDPVSRDECVSAMNRLIEEDRRFYGKWASNKQHLAVQLQGHAERLAAFERHFHEHKLESQYRAPVEFWMRQTRRETYTWRERHKPVDRALKLQLAVQSLVDNQDEDMRQWYLAECMPFGSHLDKKPSSKPGVVVETKESCLPLEIASLIYANCDLESCLELRQANSFWYKAFKQSDDVLENVLAARYPWFRLEGDLETWGDCMLVFVKRLATWNTAENFSDIQLVRTEPTPQRFITATTLGFGEKPPSGFSTIQTHNSACLSYNCGKLHLSHRSSYAVMDACTLETRFGDWGRFSVVSTVSTDEETILRVDGLEITLPKTIREEDLQDWEGLESPVLVRNHHILVRARDIVFLFSLEKPLHYENSFIYAGGDPGKEVGHIHFAKTQDKTVGGLHDPFCDELVTVPLPLQHLEPTASYKGLIWCREAISYTSDVVLVPTFVDLKAPTKIYYRRDRCLPISDPWNWLRQAGTSGNTHIVTAMSPQGLTLVDLDAESVTYVLKPDYEAVNARGRAGREMLLPGFDGNKFQVWYIEHESVKRYNMDVWGMQDEDQLEGIWDLDTL